In Campylobacter vulpis, a genomic segment contains:
- the purD gene encoding phosphoribosylamine--glycine ligase, giving the protein MKIMILGAGAREYSIALALKKERENLEFIFVPGNGASAKLGQNVDIKDVKELALYAKNEGVELCIVGSESFLEQGVVDEFLKLNLKIFGPTKSAAMLESSKAFMKEFLQRHKIKTARFINTSEFKEACEFIESLTPPIVVKADGLCAGKGVIIAKSKEEATQVAAKMLSGESFGEAGRKIVVEEFLDGFELSIFALCDEEDFVLLPAAQDHKKLYDNDEGPNTGGMGAYAPSSLASKELLERVKDEMIKPTLKGMKEENNAFCGVLFVGLMVVKNEPFVLEFNVRFGDPECEVLMPLINNPLELFMAASEKRLKNFKLDLRNEVAVGVVCAGKNYPFKASPKSKIEISKIPENSHISYAGVSLEKDELIADGGRILVCVGTGKTIQEAKKKAYELCENVNYEGKHFRKDIAYQVD; this is encoded by the coding sequence ATGAAAATTATGATTTTAGGGGCGGGTGCTAGGGAGTATTCTATAGCCTTAGCCTTAAAAAAAGAAAGAGAAAATTTAGAATTTATTTTTGTGCCAGGAAATGGAGCGAGTGCGAAACTTGGTCAAAATGTAGATATTAAAGATGTTAAAGAGCTTGCTTTGTATGCGAAAAATGAGGGCGTAGAGCTTTGCATAGTGGGAAGCGAGAGTTTTTTAGAGCAGGGAGTTGTCGATGAATTTTTAAAGCTCAATCTTAAAATTTTTGGACCGACAAAAAGTGCGGCTATGCTTGAAAGTTCTAAGGCTTTTATGAAGGAATTTTTGCAAAGACATAAAATCAAAACGGCAAGATTTATCAACACAAGCGAATTTAAAGAAGCGTGTGAATTTATAGAAAGTTTAACGCCTCCTATTGTTGTGAAAGCCGATGGCTTATGTGCTGGAAAGGGCGTGATTATTGCTAAAAGCAAGGAAGAAGCCACGCAAGTTGCCGCTAAAATGCTTAGTGGAGAGAGCTTTGGCGAGGCGGGGCGTAAAATTGTGGTGGAGGAATTTTTAGACGGCTTTGAATTAAGCATTTTCGCTCTTTGTGATGAGGAGGATTTTGTGCTTTTACCTGCCGCACAAGATCATAAAAAATTGTATGATAATGATGAAGGACCAAACACTGGTGGTATGGGTGCTTACGCTCCAAGCTCTTTAGCAAGTAAGGAGCTTTTAGAGCGTGTGAAAGATGAGATGATTAAGCCAACGCTTAAGGGTATGAAAGAGGAAAATAACGCCTTTTGTGGAGTGCTTTTTGTGGGACTTATGGTTGTGAAAAATGAGCCTTTTGTTTTGGAATTTAATGTGCGTTTTGGCGATCCTGAGTGTGAAGTTTTAATGCCTTTAATTAATAATCCGCTTGAGCTTTTTATGGCAGCAAGTGAAAAAAGACTTAAAAATTTCAAGCTTGATTTGAGAAATGAGGTTGCTGTGGGGGTTGTTTGTGCAGGGAAAAATTATCCTTTTAAAGCTTCCCCAAAAAGCAAGATAGAAATTTCAAAAATACCTGAAAACTCACACATTTCTTATGCTGGTGTGAGTTTGGAAAAAGATGAGTTGATCGCTGATGGAGGGAGGATTTTGGTTTGTGTTGGCACGGGTAAAACCATACAAGAGGCGAAAAAAAAGGCTTATGAACTTTGTGAAAATGTAAATTACGAAGGGAAGCATTTTAGAAAAGATATAGCTTATCAGGTGGATTAA
- a CDS encoding RDD family protein — MNENLQDKLDREGLKIASFFKRALAYTIDEFLLSCIVFVIFFNEFQKMSDPLEAVRILGNFSLGLFVLQFSYHTIFTALYGASLGKMVCKIIVIDEQLLDKPNWTQSCIRALIRQFSGMAFMLGFAWALGNNLRKTWQDYLARTVVVDVA; from the coding sequence ATGAACGAAAATTTACAAGATAAATTAGATCGAGAGGGCTTAAAAATCGCTAGTTTTTTCAAAAGAGCTTTGGCTTACACTATTGATGAATTTTTGCTTTCTTGTATAGTTTTTGTGATTTTTTTTAATGAATTTCAAAAGATGAGCGACCCGCTTGAAGCAGTAAGAATTTTAGGAAATTTTTCTTTGGGCTTGTTTGTGCTTCAGTTTAGTTATCACACTATTTTTACGGCACTTTATGGGGCAAGTTTGGGAAAGATGGTGTGTAAAATTATCGTGATTGATGAGCAGCTTTTGGATAAGCCAAATTGGACGCAAAGTTGTATTAGGGCTTTAATTAGGCAGTTTAGCGGTATGGCTTTTATGCTGGGTTTTGCGTGGGCTTTGGGGAATAATTTGCGTAAAACTTGGCAAGATTATTTAGCTAGGACTGTGGTTGTTGATGTGGCGTAA